In a genomic window of Micromonospora cremea:
- a CDS encoding FN3 domain-containing metallophosphoesterase family protein, translating into MTLSTSTRAPGLVRRRVVAGVAAGFLGMGAALGSGLMATASAAESTTITGVVLGVGANETQRIVSWYSSADTAQKIQLAPTAELVNGEFPAGAVSFDAVGAANTSTTGFNRHATITNLRENVAYSYRVGSEGSWSPAYAFNTQDFEGDYDFLFFGDPQIGSSGDRLKDQAGWEETLKVATAANPNAELLVSAGDHVESANDEGQWTSFLAPEQLRQYPLVATIGNHDVGGKSYEQHHFTPNTDRSSQYYSGDQATRSGGDYWFIHKDVLFIDLNSNSYANPADGSPGGDAAHVAYVTDVINKHGSEAKWKVLVYHHSIYSPASHATDSDNKQRREDFTTAFSNLGVDMVLQGHDHSYSRSYSIKNGQKENPAEQPGAADVFPGPGGVIYVTANSASGSKYYDIKKPDTSGTGIRGNGPDPLDPAKYWYNSTQNQEHVRSYVKVQVRGDKLVLANVRSGTCAAPNAAVEKGLSCVNTPDGQPIGSVTDKVTVHPYHGDGQAIQVNVPNPAPGEFGWTIDGYNGLVDLGTAQERDGTYFEAAGKINPILVSDSRRSLAPWSISANVGDFQDADKTFSGSHLGWTPYVLDGGAGAEAGAPVLSSYDDQGKGLSVSSGLAAAAQGHARGGAKLGADLDLKIPDSIAKGSYRTTLTITALSS; encoded by the coding sequence ATGACATTGAGCACCTCGACACGGGCCCCAGGGCTCGTGCGGCGGCGCGTGGTCGCCGGGGTCGCAGCCGGGTTCCTGGGAATGGGCGCGGCCCTCGGCAGTGGCCTGATGGCCACCGCCAGCGCGGCTGAGTCCACCACGATCACCGGCGTGGTCCTCGGCGTCGGCGCCAACGAGACCCAGCGCATCGTGAGCTGGTACTCCTCCGCCGACACCGCTCAGAAGATCCAGCTCGCCCCGACCGCCGAGCTGGTCAACGGCGAGTTCCCGGCTGGCGCCGTCAGCTTCGACGCCGTTGGTGCGGCGAACACCTCCACCACCGGCTTCAACCGCCACGCCACGATCACCAACCTGCGTGAGAACGTGGCGTACTCGTACCGGGTCGGCTCCGAGGGCAGCTGGTCCCCGGCGTACGCCTTCAACACGCAGGACTTCGAGGGCGACTACGACTTCCTGTTCTTCGGTGACCCGCAGATCGGCTCCTCCGGTGACCGGCTGAAGGACCAGGCCGGCTGGGAGGAGACCCTGAAGGTCGCCACCGCGGCCAACCCGAACGCCGAACTGCTGGTGTCCGCCGGCGACCACGTGGAGAGCGCCAACGACGAGGGTCAGTGGACCTCGTTCCTGGCCCCCGAGCAGCTGCGCCAGTACCCCCTCGTCGCCACCATCGGTAACCACGACGTCGGCGGCAAGTCCTACGAGCAGCACCACTTCACCCCGAACACCGATCGCTCGTCCCAGTACTACAGCGGGGACCAGGCGACCCGGTCCGGCGGTGACTACTGGTTCATCCACAAGGATGTGCTGTTCATCGACCTCAACAGCAACAGCTACGCCAACCCGGCGGACGGCTCCCCCGGTGGCGACGCGGCGCACGTCGCGTACGTCACCGACGTCATCAACAAGCACGGCTCCGAGGCCAAGTGGAAGGTGCTGGTCTACCACCACTCCATCTACTCGCCGGCCAGCCACGCGACCGACAGCGACAACAAGCAGCGGCGGGAAGACTTCACCACTGCCTTCTCGAACCTCGGCGTCGACATGGTGCTGCAGGGTCACGACCACAGCTACTCCCGCAGCTACTCCATCAAGAACGGCCAGAAGGAGAACCCGGCCGAGCAGCCCGGTGCTGCCGACGTGTTCCCCGGCCCGGGTGGCGTCATCTACGTGACGGCCAACTCGGCCTCCGGCTCGAAGTACTACGACATCAAGAAGCCGGACACCAGTGGCACGGGCATCCGTGGCAACGGCCCGGACCCGCTGGACCCCGCCAAGTACTGGTACAACTCGACGCAGAACCAGGAGCACGTCCGCAGCTACGTCAAGGTGCAGGTGCGCGGCGACAAGCTGGTTCTGGCGAACGTCCGCAGCGGCACCTGCGCGGCGCCGAACGCGGCCGTCGAGAAGGGCCTCTCCTGCGTCAACACCCCGGACGGTCAGCCGATCGGCTCGGTCACCGACAAGGTGACCGTGCACCCGTACCACGGTGACGGCCAGGCCATCCAGGTCAACGTGCCGAACCCGGCCCCGGGTGAGTTCGGCTGGACGATCGACGGTTACAACGGCCTGGTCGACCTGGGCACCGCGCAGGAGCGCGACGGCACCTACTTCGAGGCGGCCGGCAAGATCAACCCGATCCTCGTGTCGGACAGCCGCCGCTCGCTCGCTCCGTGGTCGATCTCGGCCAACGTCGGCGACTTCCAGGACGCCGACAAGACGTTCTCCGGCTCCCACCTCGGCTGGACCCCGTACGTGCTCGACGGCGGCGCGGGTGCCGAGGCCGGTGCTCCGGTCCTATCGTCCTACGACGACCAGGGCAAGGGCCTCTCGGTCTCCAGCGGCCTCGCCGCGGCCGCGCAGGGTCACGCCCGGGGTGGCGCCAAGCTCGGCGCTGACCTGGACCTGAAGATCCCGGACAGCATCGCGAAGGGCAGCTACCGCACCACCCTCACGATCACTGCCCTGAGCAGCTGA
- a CDS encoding HupE/UreJ family protein — MFTHDMQRALANRGSRMFGRVRRTVIAIVVGTAAAVIPLLGGESASAHGFSSTVYAKITPGDEGHIRTAVELEYDLLVVSAADSGDDDPLFQEGTAAFDAGDSEAQAASLNKHAETTLRYVADRFAVTSKGAACQPARVGDATIGEREGVPYANLLLDWACPERTDEHGVRSALFPDDEGYVKGTKTIVTYEIDGRSGSAALDAGNPSFSTGQSWYERFREFFLLGAEHLLSGIDHILFLLALIAGSRRLREIVLAATSFTLAHSVTFMLAALGLVDVPARVVEPIIALSIAVVAGWHLWGIWRRGDHATDLDPAGRGHFSLDRSGWIRLGVVFCFGLVHGLGFAGALGIDEAWSWTLLWSLLVFNVGIEVVQLAIIALVFPLLIALRGRTPKTGLWATGAISACVSIMGVVWFAQRVSGS, encoded by the coding sequence GTGTTCACCCACGACATGCAGCGTGCACTGGCCAACCGAGGGAGTCGCATGTTCGGCCGCGTCCGCCGTACCGTTATCGCCATTGTTGTCGGGACCGCTGCCGCGGTTATCCCCCTTTTGGGCGGCGAGTCGGCTTCCGCCCACGGCTTCTCGTCGACCGTCTACGCGAAAATCACCCCGGGAGACGAGGGTCACATACGCACGGCAGTGGAGCTCGAATACGACCTCCTCGTCGTGTCCGCCGCCGATTCCGGTGACGATGATCCGCTCTTTCAGGAGGGAACGGCCGCGTTCGACGCGGGTGACTCCGAGGCGCAGGCCGCCTCGTTGAACAAGCATGCCGAGACGACGCTCAGGTACGTCGCCGACCGCTTCGCGGTGACCTCCAAGGGTGCGGCCTGCCAGCCGGCGCGGGTGGGCGACGCGACGATCGGCGAGCGCGAAGGCGTGCCGTACGCGAATCTGCTGCTCGACTGGGCCTGCCCCGAGCGGACCGACGAGCACGGGGTGCGCAGCGCGCTGTTCCCTGACGACGAGGGCTACGTCAAGGGCACCAAGACGATCGTCACCTACGAGATCGACGGCCGTTCGGGCAGTGCGGCGCTCGACGCCGGCAACCCCTCCTTCTCCACCGGCCAGTCCTGGTACGAGCGGTTCCGGGAGTTCTTCCTGCTGGGCGCCGAGCACCTGCTGTCCGGGATCGACCACATCCTGTTCCTGCTTGCGCTCATCGCCGGGTCGCGGCGCCTGCGAGAGATCGTGCTCGCCGCCACGAGCTTCACCCTGGCCCACTCGGTGACGTTCATGCTCGCCGCCCTCGGCCTGGTCGACGTGCCGGCGAGGGTGGTGGAGCCGATCATCGCGTTGTCGATCGCCGTGGTCGCCGGCTGGCACCTGTGGGGAATCTGGCGGCGCGGTGACCACGCCACCGATCTCGATCCGGCGGGCCGTGGCCACTTCAGCCTGGATCGCTCCGGCTGGATCCGCCTCGGTGTCGTGTTCTGCTTCGGCCTCGTACACGGCCTGGGATTCGCGGGCGCGCTGGGCATCGACGAGGCGTGGTCGTGGACCCTGCTGTGGTCCCTGCTGGTGTTCAACGTCGGCATCGAGGTCGTGCAGTTGGCGATTATCGCGCTCGTCTTCCCATTGCTGATCGCGTTGCGGGGTCGTACGCCGAAAACCGGGCTCTGGGCGACCGGCGCTATTTCCGCCTGCGTGTCCATTATGGGAGTGGTCTGGTTCGCGCAACGCGTGTCGGGGTCCTGA
- a CDS encoding inositol monophosphatase family protein → MLIKDVDVAITAAEAGAAVVRTMYGASLARFEKSGGDFATAADIEAEKVILDVLRSARPQDAVTGEESGRTGASTAERMWLVDPLCGTLNFAARNMLVAVNVALRTGSTVTAAASADPFADEVFWTDGDRAYVRRNGVDEQLKPSAESVLVDVNLDPPFPNAPEFRAVRLLADAGFVERFRPRVVSTSLAAAWVAAGRRAAYVTDGDLRDSVHFAAGIALCKAAGCVVTGIQGQPLHTGAGGLIVAADQPTHAALLALVGNQLSPASDR, encoded by the coding sequence ATGCTGATCAAAGACGTAGACGTGGCGATCACGGCGGCGGAGGCGGGAGCCGCTGTCGTGCGAACCATGTACGGGGCCTCGCTGGCGCGCTTCGAGAAATCCGGGGGCGACTTCGCCACTGCCGCCGACATCGAAGCGGAGAAGGTGATCCTCGACGTTCTTCGTTCCGCCCGCCCGCAGGATGCCGTCACGGGTGAGGAGAGCGGACGCACGGGCGCCAGCACCGCCGAGCGGATGTGGCTGGTCGACCCCCTCTGCGGCACGCTGAACTTCGCCGCACGCAACATGCTGGTCGCGGTGAACGTCGCGCTGCGGACGGGTTCGACAGTCACCGCGGCGGCCTCAGCCGACCCGTTCGCCGACGAAGTGTTCTGGACTGACGGCGATCGCGCTTACGTGCGCCGCAACGGCGTGGACGAGCAGCTCAAGCCGTCGGCCGAGTCGGTGTTGGTGGACGTCAACCTCGATCCGCCGTTCCCGAACGCTCCGGAGTTCCGCGCTGTGCGGCTGCTCGCCGACGCCGGGTTCGTCGAGCGGTTCCGCCCACGCGTGGTCTCCACCAGCCTGGCGGCGGCGTGGGTGGCAGCCGGCCGGCGAGCCGCGTACGTGACCGACGGCGACCTGCGGGACAGCGTGCACTTCGCCGCTGGAATCGCCCTGTGCAAGGCAGCGGGATGCGTGGTGACCGGTATCCAGGGCCAACCGCTGCATACCGGCGCGGGTGGGCTCATCGTTGCGGCAGATCAGCCGACGCACGCCGCCTTGCTGGCGCTCGTCGGGAACCAACTCTCCCCGGCCTCGGATCGTTGA
- a CDS encoding DUF998 domain-containing protein: MTTAFASTAPGFTTSHPTTLLLLRCGVAAGPVFLAVGAAQGLTRDGFDFGRNAISQLSLGAWGWIQMVNFVITAALLIAGATGLRRALPNGGARRWAPPLVGAFGATFLIAAIFPVDPGAGFPADAPPAPTVTLSGPGTVHMVAASLGFVALCVAFIVLARPFAVAGHQGLALVCRIAPVVILAGLAASSVTVLAFTAGAAVALLCLSLVTARLSRR; this comes from the coding sequence GTGACCACTGCATTCGCCTCGACCGCACCCGGATTCACCACCTCCCACCCCACCACTCTCCTGCTGCTCCGCTGCGGTGTCGCGGCGGGCCCGGTGTTCCTCGCCGTGGGTGCGGCGCAGGGCCTCACCCGGGATGGCTTCGACTTCGGCCGCAACGCGATCAGTCAGCTCAGCCTCGGCGCATGGGGCTGGATCCAGATGGTCAACTTCGTGATCACGGCCGCCCTCCTGATCGCCGGGGCGACGGGTCTGCGCCGAGCGTTGCCTAACGGTGGCGCGCGGAGGTGGGCACCGCCGTTGGTCGGTGCCTTCGGCGCGACGTTCCTGATCGCCGCGATCTTCCCCGTGGATCCGGGCGCCGGCTTCCCCGCCGACGCCCCGCCGGCACCCACCGTGACGTTGAGTGGGCCCGGCACCGTGCACATGGTCGCCGCCAGCCTGGGTTTCGTGGCGCTCTGCGTCGCCTTCATCGTGCTGGCCCGCCCGTTCGCGGTCGCGGGGCACCAGGGCTTGGCGCTGGTGTGCCGGATCGCGCCGGTCGTGATTCTCGCCGGCCTGGCCGCCTCGTCCGTCACCGTGCTGGCCTTCACCGCGGGCGCCGCAGTGGCGCTGCTGTGCCTCTCCCTGGTGACCGCCCGCCTCAGCCGGCGCTGA
- a CDS encoding aldo/keto reductase family oxidoreductase: protein MTSTTVPGGTFTMGDLVVARMGYGAMQLAGPHVFGPPADRAAAVAVLREAVDLGINHIDTADFYGPYVTNEIIKEALHPYPNDLHLVTKVGSVRDAEGNWPKALAPEQLRQAVHDNLDHLGLDVLDVVNLRVGGFDRPTPGSISEPFAALAQLQQEGLIKHLGLSTVNAEQIVEAQSIAPVVCVQNYYNIANRDDDDMIDSLAAQGIAYVPYFPLGGFSPLQSAELNAVATRLGNTPMAVALAWLLQRSPNILLIPGTSSVAHLRENVSATALTLPEDALAELDAISAG, encoded by the coding sequence ATGACGTCAACCACAGTTCCCGGCGGAACGTTCACCATGGGGGACCTGGTGGTCGCCCGGATGGGGTACGGCGCGATGCAGTTGGCCGGCCCGCACGTCTTCGGTCCGCCGGCCGACCGCGCCGCCGCGGTGGCGGTGCTGCGCGAGGCCGTCGACCTGGGGATCAACCACATCGACACGGCCGACTTCTACGGCCCGTACGTCACCAACGAGATCATCAAGGAGGCCCTGCACCCGTACCCGAACGACCTGCACCTCGTGACGAAGGTCGGATCGGTGCGGGACGCCGAGGGGAACTGGCCGAAGGCGCTGGCTCCCGAGCAGCTGCGCCAGGCTGTGCACGACAACCTGGACCACCTCGGGCTCGACGTACTCGATGTGGTCAACCTGCGCGTCGGCGGCTTCGACAGGCCCACCCCCGGCTCCATCTCCGAGCCGTTCGCCGCGCTCGCGCAGCTGCAGCAGGAGGGGCTGATCAAGCATCTCGGTCTCAGCACGGTCAACGCCGAGCAGATCGTCGAGGCGCAGTCGATCGCCCCGGTCGTGTGCGTGCAGAACTACTACAACATCGCGAACCGGGACGACGACGACATGATCGATTCTCTCGCCGCGCAGGGCATCGCCTACGTGCCCTACTTCCCGCTCGGCGGCTTCTCCCCGCTGCAGTCCGCGGAACTGAACGCGGTCGCCACGCGTCTCGGCAACACACCGATGGCCGTCGCGCTGGCGTGGCTGCTCCAGCGCTCTCCGAACATCCTGCTCATCCCCGGCACCTCATCCGTCGCGCACCTGCGGGAGAACGTCTCCGCCACCGCGCTGACCCTTCCCGAGGACGCGCTCGCCGAGCTGGATGCCATCAGCGCCGGCTGA
- a CDS encoding helix-turn-helix domain-containing protein produces the protein MVRDNNLLGGYLRARRELVQPDSVGLPADGVRRVAGLRREEVAMLAGISADYYLRLEQGRDRNPSMQVLEALARVLRLDDAATDYLLSLATPQPRHRRRRPRRETVPVSIRQLLDVVGIPAFVEDRYFDVLAANSLARALSPNLHAGQNRLTAVFLDPAERAMYPDWDLATANLVGSFRKAVGTDTDDPRFVQLVGELSLASPRFRQLWARHDVRTCEGVPTRMQHPQVGDLVLNREKLSIGGAKGQLLVVYHAEPGSSSAEKMALLASLTISAAPVTHATAADIAAA, from the coding sequence ATGGTGCGCGACAACAATCTGCTCGGTGGCTACCTGCGGGCCCGCCGCGAGCTCGTCCAGCCTGACAGCGTCGGCCTGCCCGCCGACGGCGTGCGACGCGTCGCCGGCCTACGGCGTGAAGAGGTCGCCATGCTCGCCGGTATCAGCGCCGACTACTACCTGCGACTCGAGCAGGGCCGCGACCGCAATCCCTCGATGCAGGTCCTCGAGGCGCTCGCCCGCGTCCTGCGCCTCGACGACGCGGCGACCGACTACCTGCTGAGCCTGGCCACACCACAGCCCCGGCACCGGCGACGCCGTCCACGGCGAGAGACCGTACCGGTCAGCATCCGTCAGCTGCTCGACGTCGTGGGCATACCTGCGTTCGTCGAGGACCGCTACTTCGACGTGCTCGCCGCCAACAGCCTCGCCCGCGCGCTCTCGCCCAACCTGCATGCCGGCCAGAACCGGCTCACCGCCGTGTTCCTCGACCCAGCCGAACGCGCGATGTACCCCGACTGGGACCTGGCCACAGCCAACCTGGTCGGCAGCTTCCGCAAGGCCGTGGGCACCGATACCGACGACCCGCGATTCGTCCAGCTGGTCGGCGAGCTGTCGCTGGCCAGCCCACGATTCCGACAGCTCTGGGCCCGGCACGACGTACGCACCTGCGAGGGCGTGCCCACCCGCATGCAGCACCCTCAGGTCGGCGACCTCGTTCTCAACCGCGAGAAGCTCAGCATCGGCGGCGCCAAAGGCCAATTGCTCGTTGTCTACCACGCCGAACCGGGCTCGAGCAGCGCAGAGAAGATGGCTCTGCTCGCTTCCCTGACCATCTCGGCCGCTCCGGTCACCCACGCCACGGCCGCCGACATCGCCGCGGCCTGA
- a CDS encoding helix-turn-helix transcriptional regulator: MAPRPRPDRIAALAALDDPQRRAVFDFVARSATAISRDAAANALGVSRRVAAFHLDRLAEQGLLAVEYRRPPGRTGPGAGRPAKLYRRMAGEVAVSVPERHYDLVGGLLAAAVAESIDTGAPVKEVLDRTAYEAGRSIGAAADDVVAALEEAGYEPRREDHDGGALALGNCPFHRLAQQFTALVCGVNLQLLRGVADGAGEPHLVVLDPSPGHCCVQLTPAAS, translated from the coding sequence ATGGCTCCTCGCCCCCGGCCCGACCGCATCGCCGCCCTGGCCGCCCTCGACGACCCGCAACGCCGAGCCGTGTTCGACTTCGTCGCCCGCAGCGCGACGGCGATCAGCCGCGACGCGGCGGCCAACGCTCTGGGCGTCAGCCGGCGGGTTGCCGCATTCCATCTCGACCGGCTGGCAGAGCAGGGCCTGCTGGCCGTCGAGTACCGCCGGCCGCCGGGCCGCACGGGGCCCGGCGCGGGTCGCCCCGCGAAGCTGTACCGACGGATGGCGGGCGAGGTGGCGGTGTCGGTGCCCGAGCGGCACTACGACCTCGTCGGCGGGTTGCTCGCGGCGGCCGTGGCAGAGTCGATCGACACCGGGGCTCCCGTCAAGGAGGTGCTTGATCGAACGGCCTACGAGGCCGGGAGGTCGATCGGCGCGGCGGCAGACGATGTCGTGGCGGCGCTTGAGGAGGCCGGCTACGAGCCACGGCGCGAGGATCACGACGGCGGCGCTCTGGCGCTGGGCAACTGTCCGTTCCACCGGCTCGCCCAGCAGTTCACGGCACTCGTGTGCGGGGTCAACCTTCAGCTGCTGCGGGGCGTCGCCGACGGTGCGGGCGAACCGCACCTCGTGGTGCTCGACCCTAGCCCGGGCCACTGCTGTGTGCAGCTGACGCCGGCAGCATCCTGA
- a CDS encoding class I SAM-dependent methyltransferase: MRSIDYDTEQYQDYARGRALAQQQLQVWMSAFEAVLPERRPLAGLDIGSGTGRFSPALAEAFGPVTGIEPSVRMREVAQTQSQHPGVRYLAGAAEDMPVPSNSADYALMFLSWHHVQDKPRAARELARVLRPGGRLLLRANFSDHHPRPWWLQHFPNGYEVDASLFQPLHEVIAMFTSVGWRVASFGTVTEPSSGTCGDMLERLRLRTLSFFGQLGPDDLEVGFRRLEQAVAADPGAPAPVFAEPLLTLELR, from the coding sequence ATGAGGTCCATCGACTACGACACCGAGCAGTACCAGGACTACGCGCGCGGCCGCGCGCTCGCCCAGCAGCAACTGCAGGTGTGGATGAGCGCCTTTGAAGCGGTACTGCCCGAGCGGCGTCCGCTGGCGGGGCTGGACATCGGCTCGGGGACCGGCAGGTTCAGCCCCGCACTGGCAGAAGCGTTCGGGCCAGTCACGGGCATCGAGCCGTCGGTCCGCATGCGCGAGGTTGCGCAGACGCAGTCCCAGCATCCCGGAGTGCGATATCTGGCAGGCGCCGCCGAAGACATGCCAGTGCCGTCCAACAGTGCCGACTACGCTCTCATGTTCCTGTCCTGGCACCACGTCCAGGACAAGCCCCGTGCAGCCCGGGAGCTGGCCAGGGTGCTCAGACCCGGTGGGCGGCTGCTACTGCGCGCGAATTTCAGCGACCACCATCCGCGGCCGTGGTGGCTGCAGCACTTCCCCAACGGATACGAGGTGGACGCCTCGCTGTTTCAGCCGCTGCACGAGGTCATCGCGATGTTCACGTCGGTCGGCTGGCGCGTTGCCAGCTTTGGCACGGTCACTGAGCCGTCCTCGGGCACCTGCGGCGACATGCTCGAACGGCTGCGCCTGCGCACCCTCTCGTTCTTCGGGCAGCTGGGTCCGGACGACCTGGAGGTCGGCTTCCGCCGACTGGAGCAGGCTGTTGCCGCAGACCCCGGCGCACCAGCGCCTGTGTTCGCTGAGCCGCTGCTCACGCTCGAACTGCGCTGA
- a CDS encoding VOC family protein produces the protein MNVTTTTLSLTVDDVTASRDFLTTHLGYHETAAADGFASLSRADAAADIVLLQRGIEVLPEGQRDQRASGLILAFTVSDLADVLARLEDDGVTITLPLREEPWGERLFQVTDPNGVVIQFVEWATPAAG, from the coding sequence ATGAACGTCACCACCACGACCCTGTCCCTCACCGTCGACGACGTCACCGCGTCCCGCGACTTCCTCACCACGCACCTCGGCTACCACGAGACGGCCGCAGCCGACGGATTCGCCTCTCTGAGCCGGGCTGACGCGGCGGCCGACATCGTGCTGCTGCAACGGGGGATCGAGGTCCTTCCCGAGGGGCAACGCGATCAGCGGGCGTCGGGGCTGATCCTGGCGTTCACCGTGTCGGACCTGGCCGACGTGCTCGCCAGGCTGGAGGACGACGGGGTCACCATCACCCTCCCGTTGCGCGAGGAGCCGTGGGGTGAGCGGCTGTTCCAGGTCACGGACCCCAACGGTGTGGTGATCCAGTTCGTCGAGTGGGCCACGCCCGCCGCCGGCTGA